The region GGCGGAATAATATGAATCTATCATGATGGAGAAGCATTGCGGCATGGGTATCGGTGTAAAACCGTTTCTTTGGGCGATATGCAGGTGATTTTTTGATTGGCAAGCACTACACAACGCTTTGTGTTTTCTAATAAAACGTTCTGCGGTGAATGTGGCTGCAAGCTAAGCTATTAATCTTTAACCGACTGAGTTGTATGAATGTTAGAAGATATTTTTATAGCTGTCTGTGTAAAATACCAATGACTAATTTAGACAACGTACATGATTTTGTTCTTTGGGAAATGTTTTGTAATTTCAAATCTTAATAGTTCTTCTCCTTTATCTCTTGTAATAGAATTGTAGCAATATTTTCCACGCCCTCTGCCTGTCATTATATCTTTATTGTATAAGTCAATAGCATTTGGGAAAGCTTCAGCATTAATCATTCTATGAACATAACTGTATGTCATAAAAATCACTTCAAAAAACACCTCATTCTTAACCTTTTGAGACAGAGTATCAGCCAGGATATTAAATAATTCTTTATATAAAGCTTCCCAATTTTCCAATAAAATCACAGGAGCTACTAATATACCAATTTTGTACCCGGCTTCTTTTAAGCTATTTAATGCTTTTACTCTGTTTATCAGAGAAGACGTACCGAATTCAACTTTCTTAATAATTTCCTGTGGATTGACGCTCATTCTGATGATTGTCCTGCCTTTGTGTTCGAGATTTAATAATGAATCTACCATATCAAATTTAGTAGGAAGAGTTATATATCCTCGTTCATTTTTCCCAAAATTCTCTATTGTCCATTCAAGGTTACCGGTAATAGTATTTTCAAGAACCAAGTCACTATTACTGCCTATTTCAAACGTCAGTTCTGTGCTACTGTGATTTGAAGATTTAATTAGTTTGCCTAGCATTTGTTCTCTATTTACGAAAAGTCGCAGATATGAACATTTATTGTAATTACACACTAAATAGCAGTAAAGACACATAGCACTACATCCTGAAGATGTATATGGTACTAAAAAATCAGAGGTTTTTGAATTTGGTACATATTTGTGAGTTTTTCTAATTCCAATCACAAGATTCTGCTTCATTCTGGCAAACTCACAGTTCGGATTACTTCTTAGCTCGGGAATATTGTTGTGATTTTCAATTTTTACCCATTCAGCTGATTTGTATTTTTCATAAAGACTTTTGCCAAGCGTATAATTTAATGATTCTTCTTCGTAGTAAATAATATTTGGAATCAATAATTCACCTCCTATTTTTAGTTAGTGTGTCATTTTTATCTATAAATATGCTTGACTTAAATTATAATAAAAAATGTATTTTAGAGCAAACTAATATCGGAGGTGTTTATTATAAATGGAAATGTTGAATTTTTAAATTATATTCATCAAAATGCAGAAATGGGCAAAGATACAATAAATCAATTAATTGGAATTTCGCAAGATGAAGAGTATAAAAAAATGCTCCGGTCTCAGTTGCAAGAGTATAATATGATTTATGATAGTACAGATAAAAAATTGAAGGAACTTAATAAAGAAGCCAAGGATATCAATGCTTTCTCAAAGGTTTCCACTTATGTTATGGTTAAT is a window of Lachnoclostridium phytofermentans ISDg DNA encoding:
- a CDS encoding SPL family radical SAM protein, which gives rise to MIPNIIYYEEESLNYTLGKSLYEKYKSAEWVKIENHNNIPELRSNPNCEFARMKQNLVIGIRKTHKYVPNSKTSDFLVPYTSSGCSAMCLYCYLVCNYNKCSYLRLFVNREQMLGKLIKSSNHSSTELTFEIGSNSDLVLENTITGNLEWTIENFGKNERGYITLPTKFDMVDSLLNLEHKGRTIIRMSVNPQEIIKKVEFGTSSLINRVKALNSLKEAGYKIGILVAPVILLENWEALYKELFNILADTLSQKVKNEVFFEVIFMTYSYVHRMINAEAFPNAIDLYNKDIMTGRGRGKYCYNSITRDKGEELLRFEITKHFPKNKIMYVV